A window from Pseudomonas sp. Tri1 encodes these proteins:
- the tolQ gene encoding protein TolQ, whose translation MQATLEHMTIWGLISDASLLVKAVMLTLLLASLLSWYLIIQRSAVLQRTERQFKAFIQRFRSTQDVLALYRETAQAREEEGGITPIFQAGVLAFTQLNQPSSTPEVVLEGIERSLQVAISEQEVQLEKGLQFLATVGSVSPYIGLFGTVWGIMNAFIGLSQVQQASLSTVAPGIAEALIATAIGLFAAIPAVIAYNRFAARGQTLLTRYYAFGNELQARLHRKLHGAAVNLATAA comes from the coding sequence ATGCAAGCCACTTTGGAACACATGACGATCTGGGGCCTGATCAGCGACGCGAGTCTGCTGGTCAAGGCGGTCATGCTCACGTTGTTGTTGGCCTCATTGCTGAGCTGGTACCTGATCATCCAGCGCAGCGCCGTGCTGCAACGTACCGAGCGACAGTTCAAGGCGTTCATACAGCGCTTTCGTAGCACTCAGGATGTGCTGGCGCTGTACCGGGAAACTGCGCAGGCTCGCGAAGAGGAGGGTGGCATAACTCCGATTTTCCAGGCCGGCGTGCTGGCCTTCACTCAGCTCAACCAACCCTCAAGTACACCGGAAGTGGTGCTCGAAGGTATCGAGCGTTCGCTGCAGGTGGCGATCAGCGAACAGGAGGTGCAGCTGGAAAAAGGCCTGCAGTTTCTCGCCACCGTCGGCTCGGTCAGCCCGTACATCGGTTTGTTCGGCACGGTCTGGGGGATCATGAATGCCTTTATCGGTCTCTCCCAAGTGCAACAGGCCAGCCTTTCCACCGTGGCGCCGGGCATTGCTGAAGCGCTGATCGCCACGGCCATCGGTTTGTTCGCGGCGATCCCCGCAGTGATTGCCTATAACCGTTTTGCCGCTCGCGGCCAGACCCTGCTGACCCGCTATTACGCCTTCGGCAACGAGTTGCAGGCACGCTTGCACCG